The following are encoded in a window of Callithrix jacchus isolate 240 chromosome 9, calJac240_pri, whole genome shotgun sequence genomic DNA:
- the IRAG2 gene encoding inositol 1,4,5-triphosphate receptor associated 2 isoform X2: MATCDLDSKKEEDTRSASPMIEVQGTSPAHDITAFQDSMSKDKTILNLEAKEKPETIEHEKERASGDSAVSPLPVTTVKSVNFRQSDNTSANEKEVEAEFLRLSLGFKCDWFTLEKRVKLEERSRDLAEENLKKEITNCLKLLESLTPLCEDDNQAQEIIKKLEKSIKFLSQCTARVASRAEMLGAINQESRVSKAVEVMIQHVENLKRMYAKEHAELEELKQVLLQNERSFNPLEDNDDCQIKKRSASLNSKPSSLRRVTIASLPRNIGTTGMVAGMENNDRFSRRSSSWRILGSKQSEHRPSLPRFISTYSWADAEEEKCELKTRDDSEPPGEEIVERTRKPSLSEKKNHPSRQDVSSVYDTIASWATHLKSSTRKANKAVWLSIAFIVLFAALMSFLTGPFFQKSVDAAPTQEEDSWRSLEHILWPFTRLRHNGPPPV, translated from the exons GCACAAGTCCAGCTCATGATATTACTGCATTCCAAGACTCTATGAGTAAGGATAAAACCATATTAAATCTG GAAGCCaaagagaaaccagaaacaaTAGAACATGAAAAAGAACGTGCTTCAGGAG ACTCTGCAGTTTCCCCTCTTCCTGTAACCACTGTGAAATCAGTTAACTTTAGACAAAGTGACAA CACGTCTGCTAACGAgaaggaggttgag GCAGAATTTCTCAGATTATCTTTGGGATTTAAGTGTGACTGGTTTACCTTGGAGAAGAGAGTGAAGCTTGAAGAGAGATCCCGTGACTTGGCAGAAgaaaatttgaagaaagaaatcaCTAACTGTTTAAAACTATTAGAG TCTTTAACACCTCTGTGTGAAGATGACAACCAGGCACAGGAAATCATTAAGAAGCTGGAGAAGAGTATAAAGTTTCTTAGCCAGTGCACAGCTCGAGTGGCCAGTAGGGCTGAGATGTTGGGAGCCATCAATCAG gAAAGCCGGGTTAGTAAGGCAGTTGAAGTGATGATTCAGCACGTAGAAAACTTGAAGAGGATGTATGCCAAAGAGCATGCTGAATTAGAAGAACTGAAACAGGTCCTTCTGCAGAATGAACGGTCTTTCAATCCTCTTGAAGATAACG ATGACTGCCAAATTAAAAAACGGTCAGCTTCTTTAAACTCCAAG CCATCTTCTCTTCGAAGAGTGACTATTGCCTCTTTACCCAGAAATATTGGAACTACAGGAATG GTGGCTGGGATGGAAAATAATGACCGATTCAGTAGGAGGTCAAGCAGTTG GCGTATTTTGGGGTCAAAGCAGAGTGAACACCGTCCCTCATTACCTCGATTTATTAGCACCTATTCCTGGGCAGatgctgaagaagaaaaatgtgaactAAA AACTAGAGATGACTCAGAGCCACCTGGAGAAGAAATAGTAGAAAGGACAAGGAAGCCAAgtctttctgaaaagaaaaatcatccaTCAAGGCAGGATGTCTCTTCAGT TTATGACACAATAGCTTCCTGGGCAACACATCTCAAGTCCTCCACCAGAAAGGCTAATAAGGCCGTCTGGCTTTCTATTGCATTCATTGTACTGTTTGCAGCTTTGATGAGCTTCCTCACAGGCCCATTCTTCCAGAAGTCTGTGGATGCTGCTCCCACACAGGAAGAGGACTCGTGGAGGTCCCTAGAACATATCTTGTGGCCATTTACCAGACTCCGACACAATGGGCCACCACCAGTGTGA